In a genomic window of Lycium ferocissimum isolate CSIRO_LF1 chromosome 9, AGI_CSIRO_Lferr_CH_V1, whole genome shotgun sequence:
- the LOC132031251 gene encoding late embryogenesis abundant protein D-34-like, which yields MSQEQQPIKYGDVFEVSEKLASKPMLPKDAATMQSAENKELGHIPKGGPASIMQSAAALNRRFGGVGRDDMTDVARNEGVDVSQEDLVEGTRIVTESVGGEVIAQYTHPSTRGSGAGGKEVGAEQSPTPNVDVDADVVTIGEALELAALSAGDKPVDESDAAAIQAAEVRATGLGHVVPGGVGAEAQHAAAINTRTTRDEQKTKLSDVLTDATSKLKEDKPVTKEDAEGVVGAEIRNKAEPATHPGGVAASMATAANMNKD from the exons ATGAGCCAAGAACAACAACCTATTAAATATGGGGACGTATTTGAAGTCTCAGAGAAACTTGCTTCAAAGCCCATGTTGCCTAAAGATGCAGCTACTATGCAATCAGCTGAGAACAAAGAGCTCGGTCATATTCCGAAAGGCGGTCCGGCGTCAATTATGCAGTCAGCTGCTGCATTGAACCGGCGGTTCGGAGGTGTTGGACGAGATGATATGACTGATGTTGCTAGAAATGAGGGTGTAGATGTATCTCAAGAAGATTTGGTTGAGGGTACTCGTATAGTTACTGAATCTGTTGGTGGAGAG GTTATTGCACAATATACTCATCCATCAACCAGAGGAAGTGGTGCTGGTGGTAAAGAAGTGGGAGCTGAACAATCTCCTACTCCCAACGTTGACGTTGACGCGGATGTTGTGACCATAGGCGAAGCACTGGAGTTAGCTGCTCTTTCTGCAGGTGACAAACCAGTGGACGAGAGCGACGCTGCAGCGATACAGGCAGCAGAGGTGAGAGCCACGGGACTAGGACATGTAGTGCCAGGAGGTGTAGGAGCGGAAGCTCAACATGCAGCCGCCATCAACACCCGAACCACGCGAGACGAGCAGAAGACCAAGCTCAGTGATGTTCTCACA GATGCAACGAGCAAACTTAAAGAGGACAAGCCAGTTACGAAGGAAGATGCTGAAGGCGTGGTGGGTGcggaaataagaaataaggctgAACCGGCTACACATCCTGGAGGCGTCGCAGCATCCATGGCAACAGCTGCCAATATGAACAAAGACTAA